From Paenibacillus polymyxa, the proteins below share one genomic window:
- the wecB gene encoding non-hydrolyzing UDP-N-acetylglucosamine 2-epimerase translates to MSKIKVMTIFGVRPEAIKMAPLILELQRHPEHIESVVCVTAQHRQMLDQVLEVFNIHPDYDLDVMKDRQTLNEISIRVLQGLEPVLREAKPDIVLVHGDTLTTFLASYAAFMQQIEVGHVEAGLRTWNKLSPYPEEMNRQLTGVLSDLHFSPTSLSAGNLRKENKPESRIYVTGNTVTDVFQYTVRQDYEHPVLDWAQGKRLILMTAHRRESQGEPHRQIFTAVKRIADEFEDIAIVYPVHPSPAVKEPAFEILGNHPRIKLIDPLDVVDLHNFYPHTHLILTDSGGLQEEAPSFGVPVLVLRDTTERPEGIEAGTLELVGTSEENVYNRTKALLTDSALYESMSQAANPYGDGQASVRIVNAILHHYGVQTERPEEFHTMFTKGVRS, encoded by the coding sequence AAGATGGCTCCTCTCATTTTGGAGCTTCAGCGCCATCCGGAGCATATCGAGTCCGTAGTATGCGTAACAGCTCAACATCGCCAGATGCTTGATCAGGTTCTGGAAGTTTTTAATATCCACCCTGACTATGATCTGGATGTAATGAAGGATCGCCAGACACTCAATGAAATCTCCATACGTGTACTTCAAGGTCTGGAACCCGTATTGCGTGAAGCCAAGCCTGATATCGTGTTGGTTCACGGCGATACGCTGACGACTTTCTTGGCTAGCTATGCAGCCTTTATGCAGCAAATTGAAGTAGGGCATGTGGAAGCAGGTTTGCGGACATGGAACAAGCTTTCTCCATATCCTGAAGAAATGAATCGTCAGCTCACAGGTGTGCTGTCCGATCTGCATTTTTCGCCTACTTCTTTATCTGCTGGAAATTTGCGGAAGGAAAATAAACCTGAATCGCGAATATATGTAACAGGCAATACAGTAACTGACGTGTTTCAGTATACAGTTCGCCAGGACTACGAGCATCCGGTACTGGACTGGGCTCAGGGCAAACGCCTGATTCTCATGACAGCACATCGCCGGGAATCCCAAGGGGAACCGCATCGTCAGATTTTTACTGCGGTTAAGCGGATCGCAGATGAGTTTGAGGATATTGCAATTGTTTACCCGGTTCATCCGAGTCCGGCTGTGAAGGAACCTGCATTTGAAATTTTGGGCAACCATCCGCGTATTAAGCTGATTGATCCGCTGGATGTAGTGGACCTGCACAATTTTTATCCACACACGCATCTGATTCTTACCGATTCCGGTGGTCTTCAGGAAGAAGCGCCTTCGTTCGGAGTACCTGTCCTGGTGCTGCGTGATACGACCGAAAGACCGGAAGGGATTGAAGCGGGTACCTTGGAACTGGTGGGTACAAGTGAAGAGAACGTGTACAATCGGACCAAGGCTCTTTTGACAGATTCCGCGTTGTATGAGTCTATGAGTCAGGCAGCGAATCCTTACGGTGATGGACAGGCATCTGTAAGAATTGTCAATGCGATTTTGCACCATTATGGTGTTCAAACAGAACGTCCTGAAGAATTTCACACAATGTTCACAAAAGGCGTCCGTTCGTAA
- a CDS encoding AtpZ/AtpI family protein produces MRKVVKPSKQNNNRNNTGNAFKAIGMVSAIGIDLTICTLGGFYAGKWLDTKLGGSGIWIGVSVLAGLVVGALSIALVIGKVLRDNHE; encoded by the coding sequence ATGAGAAAAGTGGTCAAACCTTCCAAGCAAAACAACAACCGAAACAACACCGGAAATGCCTTTAAGGCTATAGGAATGGTGAGCGCGATCGGCATTGATTTGACGATATGCACACTGGGTGGTTTCTATGCCGGAAAATGGCTTGATACCAAACTTGGTGGCTCCGGAATTTGGATTGGCGTAAGCGTTCTCGCAGGCTTGGTTGTAGGCGCATTAAGTATTGCCCTTGTGATCGGAAAGGTATTGAGGGATAACCATGAATGA
- a CDS encoding ATP synthase subunit I has translation MNEMTRMQKMLWIVALGIMALCFLVSAFMPQHRDIAHGIILGTGVSCLNVLYMAYKIRQVASAAAGERKKRVFGIGFGVRLGTSILAVVLAIEFPAYFHEIAVMASLVTGQFLLLIIGIIFALQEK, from the coding sequence ATGAATGAGATGACCCGTATGCAAAAAATGTTATGGATCGTGGCGCTTGGTATTATGGCTCTGTGTTTCCTGGTCTCCGCCTTCATGCCCCAACATCGTGACATTGCTCACGGAATCATTCTGGGAACGGGAGTAAGCTGTCTAAATGTGCTGTATATGGCCTACAAAATTCGACAGGTTGCGAGTGCGGCCGCCGGTGAAAGAAAGAAGAGAGTGTTTGGTATTGGCTTTGGCGTTCGATTAGGGACCTCAATTTTGGCAGTGGTGCTGGCTATAGAATTCCCGGCCTATTTCCATGAGATCGCTGTAATGGCAAGCTTGGTGACCGGACAATTCCTTCTGTTAATTATAGGCATCATATTCGCGCTTCAGGAAAAATGA
- the atpB gene encoding F0F1 ATP synthase subunit A: MLHESPIIQLGGFNIDLSVIIMLVVTCAIVFGLAFAATRNLSVDNPSKLQNFMEWVVEFVQGLISSTMDLKKGKPFLSLGMTLIMFIFVGNMLGLPFGIVTEFDNVQSAQVFGHEIIPVKEALEQAQASHPGEAAHVGISWWKSPTADAGVSIGLALMIFVLVHFLGIFRNTKAYFKHYVQPFPFFLPINLIEQFSKLLTHGMRLFGNIFAGEVLISVLLKMTALGVGGMVASVLGLVVWQGFSIFVGSIQAFVFTILTFVYISQSIDTHEEEH; encoded by the coding sequence ATGTTGCATGAATCACCGATTATCCAATTGGGCGGGTTTAACATTGACTTGTCCGTCATTATTATGCTGGTTGTGACCTGCGCGATTGTATTTGGACTGGCATTTGCTGCAACGCGCAATTTGTCTGTGGACAATCCGAGCAAGTTGCAAAATTTTATGGAATGGGTCGTAGAATTCGTTCAAGGACTGATTTCCAGCACGATGGATTTGAAAAAAGGGAAGCCATTCCTCTCCTTGGGGATGACGCTGATCATGTTCATTTTCGTGGGCAATATGCTGGGTTTACCGTTCGGCATTGTGACTGAATTCGATAATGTGCAAAGTGCCCAAGTATTTGGACATGAAATCATTCCAGTCAAAGAAGCATTAGAACAAGCACAGGCGTCTCACCCGGGCGAAGCTGCCCATGTAGGTATCAGCTGGTGGAAATCACCTACCGCAGATGCAGGGGTATCCATTGGACTGGCATTGATGATCTTTGTCCTGGTTCATTTCCTGGGGATCTTCCGTAATACCAAAGCTTACTTCAAGCATTACGTTCAGCCATTTCCGTTCTTTTTGCCAATTAACTTGATTGAGCAGTTCTCAAAACTATTGACACACGGTATGCGTCTATTCGGTAATATTTTTGCCGGCGAAGTTTTGATTAGTGTTCTGCTGAAAATGACAGCACTTGGTGTGGGAGGTATGGTTGCTTCCGTATTGGGACTCGTAGTCTGGCAGGGATTCAGTATTTTTGTCGGCAGTATCCAAGCGTTCGTCTTTACGATTCTAACGTTTGTATATATTTCGCAGTCCATTGACACGCATGAAGAAGAGCATTAG
- the atpE gene encoding F0F1 ATP synthase subunit C, with the protein MGVWAYIAAAIAVGLGALGAGIGNGLIVSKTVEGIARQPEAKATLQTVMFIGVGLVEALPIIGVVLAFIFYAGA; encoded by the coding sequence ATGGGAGTTTGGGCATATATCGCAGCTGCAATCGCAGTAGGTTTGGGCGCTTTGGGCGCAGGTATTGGTAACGGTCTGATCGTAAGTAAAACAGTTGAAGGTATTGCTCGTCAGCCTGAAGCTAAAGCAACATTGCAAACGGTAATGTTTATCGGTGTAGGTCTGGTCGAAGCCCTGCCAATCATCGGGGTCGTTCTGGCATTCATTTTCTACGCAGGTGCTTAA
- the atpF gene encoding F0F1 ATP synthase subunit B, whose protein sequence is MSLNWTSIVFTIIAFLILYWLLTRYAFGPLFSVMEKRRQLVLQQMNEAAQTREQAVAYVEEQKQALQQARKEAYDIIEQSKQTGNKQAEQIIIQAKDEAVRLKDEAVREITSERNKAVAELRSEVGKASVQIASKLIQKEIKEDQVQGELVDQYLKEVGGKA, encoded by the coding sequence TTGAGTTTAAATTGGACAAGTATCGTTTTCACTATCATTGCATTTTTGATCTTGTACTGGTTACTGACGCGCTATGCATTTGGCCCTCTCTTTTCCGTTATGGAAAAGCGGCGTCAACTCGTGTTACAGCAAATGAATGAGGCGGCACAAACACGTGAACAGGCTGTTGCTTATGTTGAGGAGCAAAAGCAGGCTCTCCAGCAGGCGCGTAAGGAAGCCTACGATATTATAGAGCAGTCAAAACAAACAGGTAACAAGCAAGCGGAACAAATTATTATTCAGGCCAAAGACGAAGCTGTCCGCCTGAAAGACGAAGCTGTTCGTGAAATCACAAGCGAGCGTAATAAGGCAGTTGCCGAATTGCGCAGCGAAGTGGGTAAAGCTTCGGTACAAATTGCTTCCAAACTGATTCAAAAGGAAATTAAGGAAGATCAAGTCCAGGGAGAGCTTGTCGACCAATACCTTAAAGAGGTAGGAGGCAAAGCATGA
- a CDS encoding F0F1 ATP synthase subunit delta: protein MSRDTVVAKRYAKALYEVAEQEQTIMETEQELRAFVEAVSGDAEIRKFINSPNITEAVKLQVLASNFEGKLSASLINTIKLLIQRSRADLFESLLAGYLDIQEYKLGIAHAKVYSTYALSDQEKTAVAEEFGTREHKTIRVENIVDPSLLGGLKVVIGDTLYDGSLAGKLDRLEKSFNRRV from the coding sequence ATGAGCCGAGATACGGTAGTTGCCAAACGGTATGCGAAAGCTTTGTATGAAGTAGCAGAGCAGGAGCAAACCATTATGGAAACCGAACAGGAGCTACGTGCTTTTGTAGAAGCTGTATCGGGGGATGCTGAAATCCGTAAATTCATTAATTCTCCTAACATTACGGAAGCAGTCAAGCTTCAGGTTCTGGCTAGCAATTTTGAAGGCAAGTTGTCTGCGTCGCTGATTAACACGATTAAGCTGCTGATTCAGCGCAGTAGAGCAGATTTGTTCGAATCTCTCCTGGCCGGATATCTCGATATTCAGGAATACAAGCTGGGGATTGCCCATGCTAAGGTGTATTCGACTTATGCTTTAAGTGATCAGGAAAAAACAGCGGTAGCCGAGGAATTCGGAACCCGTGAACATAAAACAATCCGTGTGGAAAATATAGTGGACCCGAGTCTGCTGGGCGGATTGAAAGTGGTTATCGGCGATACACTGTACGACGGCAGTCTGGCCGGCAAGCTGGATCGTCTCGAGAAATCCTTTAACAGACGAGTATAG
- the atpA gene encoding F0F1 ATP synthase subunit alpha has translation MSIKPEEISSLIKSQIEQYKNDIEVVEVGTVVEVGDGIARVYGLEKVMAGELVEFDTGVLGLALNVEESNVGVVILGQFSDIREGGQVKRTGQIMQVPVGEAMIGRVVNPLGQPVDGKGPIATTEFRPVESQAPGVMARKSVHEPMQTGIKAIDAMVPIGRGQRELIIGDRQTGKTSIAIDAILNQKGNGMKCIYVAIGQKQSTVAQVVETLRRHGALEYTIVVTASASEPSPLLYIAPYSGCAMGEYFMYKGEHVLVVYDDLTKQASAYRELSLLLRRPPGREAYPGDVFYLHSRLLERAAKLNDELGGGSLTALPFIETQASDVSAYIPTNVISITDGQIFLEADLFYAGQRPAINVGISVSRVGGSAQIKAMKKVAGSLRLDLAQYRELQAFSQFGSDLDKSTKARLDRGARMMEILKQGVNQPLAVEQQVVSLYTAVKGFLDDIPVADVKRFEKDFLSFMESDHQDVLQSIRDTKDLVADNEAALKAAIEKFKKSFATSV, from the coding sequence TTGAGTATCAAACCTGAGGAAATCAGTTCATTGATTAAAAGTCAGATTGAACAATATAAAAATGATATCGAGGTCGTTGAAGTCGGCACTGTTGTTGAAGTCGGCGACGGTATTGCCCGCGTCTACGGACTGGAAAAAGTTATGGCCGGTGAATTGGTCGAATTCGACACTGGCGTATTGGGCTTGGCGCTCAATGTGGAAGAGAGCAATGTCGGTGTTGTTATTTTGGGTCAATTCTCCGACATTCGCGAAGGTGGTCAAGTAAAACGTACAGGTCAGATCATGCAAGTCCCTGTAGGCGAAGCAATGATCGGACGTGTAGTTAACCCGCTGGGACAACCGGTAGACGGTAAAGGACCGATTGCTACAACAGAATTCCGTCCGGTTGAAAGTCAGGCTCCAGGCGTTATGGCCCGTAAATCGGTACATGAGCCTATGCAGACAGGGATTAAAGCTATTGATGCGATGGTTCCGATTGGTCGTGGTCAACGTGAGCTGATTATCGGTGACCGTCAAACAGGTAAAACTTCTATCGCAATCGATGCTATTTTGAACCAAAAAGGCAACGGCATGAAATGTATTTATGTTGCTATTGGTCAAAAACAATCCACGGTTGCTCAAGTTGTTGAAACATTGCGTCGTCATGGTGCGCTGGAATACACGATTGTCGTTACGGCATCTGCTTCCGAACCATCACCATTGCTGTACATTGCTCCTTACTCTGGCTGTGCCATGGGTGAGTACTTTATGTACAAAGGCGAGCACGTCCTCGTTGTTTATGATGACTTGACTAAACAAGCGTCTGCTTACCGGGAACTTTCCCTGTTGCTGCGTCGTCCACCGGGTCGTGAAGCATATCCGGGTGACGTTTTCTACCTGCACTCTCGCTTGCTGGAACGTGCAGCGAAGCTGAATGATGAGCTCGGTGGCGGATCACTTACCGCATTGCCGTTCATCGAGACACAGGCTTCCGACGTTTCTGCGTATATTCCAACTAACGTTATTTCCATCACGGATGGACAGATCTTCCTGGAAGCTGACTTGTTCTATGCAGGGCAACGTCCGGCGATCAACGTAGGTATTTCCGTATCTCGTGTAGGTGGCTCCGCTCAGATTAAAGCGATGAAAAAGGTTGCAGGTTCCCTGCGTCTGGATCTCGCTCAATATCGTGAGCTTCAAGCGTTCTCCCAATTCGGGTCCGACTTGGATAAATCCACCAAAGCCCGTCTCGATCGCGGTGCACGCATGATGGAAATTTTGAAACAAGGTGTTAACCAACCGCTTGCTGTAGAGCAACAAGTAGTGAGCTTGTATACTGCTGTAAAAGGCTTCCTCGATGATATTCCTGTAGCGGATGTAAAACGTTTTGAAAAAGACTTCCTGTCTTTCATGGAGTCCGATCATCAGGATGTGCTTCAATCTATCCGCGACACGAAAGACTTGGTTGCTGATAATGAAGCAGCTTTGAAGGCAGCTATAGAGAAATTCAAAAAATCATTCGCCACGTCGGTTTAA
- the atpG gene encoding ATP synthase F1 subunit gamma, whose product MAKGMREIKRQIKSVQSTKQITKAMEMVAASKLRKAQEKAESARPYSEKLKEVVSSIASGANNIKHPMLETRPVKKTAYLIITSDRGLAGGYNANILRQVTQTIAERHRSQDEFMIFIIGRKGRDYFRRREFPIAESVTDLSDTPAFADIKTIASKAVQGFELKEFDELYLCYNRFVNALTQIPTVDRLLPMATPDSATTSSSINYEYEPSPEGVLEVLLPRYAETLIYGALLDGKASELGAKMTAMGSATKNATKLIGELSLTYNRARQAAITQEITEIVAGANAQS is encoded by the coding sequence ATGGCAAAAGGTATGCGCGAGATTAAACGTCAGATTAAAAGTGTGCAGAGTACGAAGCAGATCACGAAAGCAATGGAAATGGTCGCTGCATCCAAGCTGAGAAAAGCTCAGGAAAAAGCGGAATCGGCTCGTCCTTACTCGGAAAAGCTTAAAGAAGTTGTGAGTAGCATTGCTTCTGGAGCGAATAACATCAAGCATCCAATGCTAGAGACGCGTCCAGTTAAAAAGACGGCTTATCTCATCATTACATCTGATCGTGGTCTGGCTGGTGGTTATAACGCCAATATTTTGCGACAGGTTACGCAGACGATTGCTGAACGTCACCGTTCACAGGATGAATTTATGATTTTCATCATTGGGCGAAAAGGACGGGATTATTTCAGACGTCGTGAATTTCCTATCGCTGAATCGGTAACAGATCTGTCAGATACACCTGCATTTGCAGATATCAAAACGATTGCTAGCAAGGCAGTACAAGGCTTTGAACTTAAAGAATTTGATGAGCTTTATCTATGCTATAACCGCTTTGTCAACGCATTGACTCAAATTCCAACAGTTGATCGTTTGTTACCTATGGCAACACCGGATTCTGCTACGACTTCATCCTCAATTAACTATGAGTATGAACCTTCACCAGAAGGTGTGCTTGAAGTATTGCTGCCGCGTTACGCAGAAACGCTCATTTACGGGGCTTTGCTGGATGGTAAAGCAAGTGAGCTGGGAGCGAAGATGACGGCAATGGGATCAGCTACGAAGAATGCTACCAAGTTGATTGGAGAGCTTTCCTTAACCTATAACCGTGCTCGTCAAGCGGCTATTACCCAGGAAATTACGGAAATTGTCGCAGGGGCTAACGCTCAGTCTTAA